TTCTTGAATTGCACATTGAAATTCGACCTTGAGTGAAATCCCACCATATCGGCAATGGCCTCGATGGTCATGGTTTTGTGCCTGCCAGTCACAAACAATTTCTGGGATTCCTGCACGCGCATTTGGTTGAGGAAATCGGTAAATGGCAGGTTAAAGTCGGTGTTGATGATATGCGACAGGTAGGTGGTGTTGGTGTTGAGCATATCGGCCAGGTCGTTCAGCGTCAGTTGTTTTTGGGTAAAAACTTTTTCTTTTCTGATCAGATGAGTAAGTTCTTTCAACAACCGTGATTTTTCTTCCTCATTGATCGAAAGTGAATTATTGCCCTGTGGAACCAGGTCGCACTCCTGATGCTTAATTAACTCAAGATTCTTCTCAACAAGCTTACGGTTGGATTTTACTTTCTGGATGAAAAGTGCAGTAATGACGCCTGTAGCGGCCAATAGGATCAGCAATCCGCTTCCGATCCAGTAAAGCATCAATTGGCTTTTCCTGATCCTTTCCCGATTCAACTCTTTGTCCTTCATCAATAGCTCTATTTCCTTTTGCTTTTTCTCATTTTCATAAATGGCTTCCATTTCAGCAAGCTTTTCCTGGCTTTCGGCGGTGTAAACGGAATCTTTTACAGCCACATACATTTTATGGTATTCAAGCGCTTTTTCAGGGTTCCCCAACTTTTCCTGCAATTCAGACTTACTTTTAAATATCTTTTCCAGGGTGGTTTTGGCATTTAACTCTTCGGCGCATAATTGGGCTTCATCAAAGTATTTTCCTGCAAGGTTTAGTTCGTCTTTTGCAAGGTAAATATCTCCCAGGTTTTGCAAGGTTTTGCATACAGCATCCTTACGACCAATGCTCTGGGAAATTTCAAGGGCTTCATTTTGGTAAACAATCGCCGAATCGTAATTTTTTAACTCATAAAACAATGTCCCTATGTTACTCAGTTTAACGGCCACACTGCCGGTTCGTCCCATCTTGCGGGCAATCGCAAGGGATTCATGGTACATCACCAATGCAGAATCATATTTTCCTTCATTTTGCAGGATGTTGGCAATGTTGTTCATTGCGATTTCAACACCGTCCCATTTGCCGGATTTTTGATAAATGGTAAGCGCCTGTTCAAAATAATCCCTTGCCAGCATATACTTTTCCCAATGGGAGTATAGTGAGGCGATGTTATTCAGGTCAATTGCCATCATATTCGAATCACTTTGAGTAACAGAAAGATCGTAGGCTTTTTTATAATTCTCCAGCGCCTTATCGAATTCCCCCATTTTTTTATACACCAACCCCAGGTTTGAATAGGCAGAACCCAGCTCGCTTTCATAACCAGGGATCTGGCTTAAGCCAATGGCCTGGTTGCTGAAATAGATGGCGCTGTCGTAAGACCCCATCATGTCATACACTTGCGCTATGTTCACCAGCACAGAAGGTATGTTTTCGTCGTCTTCCAGTTCGAGAAGGATTTCAAGGGCTTTCCGGTAGTTCTTCAGCGAAACTTCGTAAAGGTCAATTTCATAAGCAGCGAGGGCGGCGTCATTCAAATAGCGGGCTGATTCGAGGGGTTCGTTAAGCTGCTCATACAAACCAGCAGCCAGTTCGGCATGTTCAAGTAGTTTTTGAAAGTCTCTGGTTACCCAGGCAGCATTAACAATGTTGACGGCTGCGCGTGCTTCTTCCTGCAATTTTTTTTGTGATTTTGCCAATTTCAGAGCAATCTGTGCCAGTGAATCGGCTTCAATTGGAGCGCTTTGGGTGAGTGCTTCTGACAGATCATTCAGAACTGTCAGGTTTTTTGGGTTACTTTTTAATATGAAATAAAGACTGTCAATCCGATGTTGACCAAAAACAGTCAGGTTTAGTAAAAGTAAAACAGTTAGTTGGAAGCAGCACTTGATTTTAAAACAACTCATGATCAATGGTTCAGTCAAAAATCAAATAAAAGTGCTCAAAAGTAACAAAAATCCGATCTCAAAACACAAACCGCGAAATTTCCGTTTTTTTATCAAAAAACCCCGGGCTATCGTTCGACAAACCCGGGGATAAACCTAACTTGTAACATTCACTTATCTCAGGACGATTTTCCTGAAAATGTGTTGTCCGTTAATTTCAATTGTGATGAAGTAAACACCAGCATGGTAATCCGTCAGATCAACATAAGTCTGGCCAGCTTCTGAAGTTTCGGAAACCAACTCAACCTGCCCCCGAACATCGGTCACCGTAATTTTGGCGCCCGATTGAAGCCCGGTGATGTTCACCACTCCATCCGTAGGGTTTGGGAAAATGTTGACCAAACGACCGAAATCAGTAAACCCTTCTCCGGTTGAACTTTCAAACCCGGTGATGGCCGAGAGGCCGTTTTCGGTGAACAGGCCGTCGGATTGGGGGAGGGTTTGGTCGAATGTGGGATTCAAACCTGACAGGTTTCCAAAACCTGTCAGGTTTTTGAAGAAGATCATCTCCCCTTCAAAAAATCCATCCTTTTCTGCCGTTGTCGGATCATCCCCAAAAATAGTCAGGTGGTTGGCGTTTTCGCTGATGATGGTTACACCAAAGCAATTTCCATTTTGATCAAAAGCGCCGATGATAGTTCCAACTTCGAGGTCTTTGAGAGCTGAAGGGAGTATTGCGATGGTGTGGGTGGAGGGGGTGGGTGTGATGTTGTAACCCAACCCTGACAGGGTTTTGTCTAAACCTGACAGTCCCGCACGTGCGGGATCAAAACCTGTCAGGTTTCCGCTGCTTTTCATCCCCGTATAATCCACCACGCCGGGGGCTGTCATAAGCACATAGTAAGCCTTGCCGGGGTAAAGTGTTCCGATCGTGTTTATATTGTATTGCGGCCAGTAAACACCTGAGCCGGCAACATCTTTGGCGATTACAAACCCATTGACCGGCATAAACAGGTCGGCAGGATCAGCGCCATCGGGAGTAACGACAGGCAGCAGGCTCCAGCCGGCGTTAAGTTGCACAGCCAGAATGGTTTCATACTCACCAATGATTTCCAACAAACAGGCTGCATTGGTTTTCACTTTATAAGCTGAATGGCTTACCCAGTTGCCGATGGTGTTGATGTTTTGACCAGGATAATACATTTCGGTCATGGTTTGGGCTATGATTAGTTCATCGGCTATGGGTGCGAAAACATCTTCCATAGCTGGCTGGCCTGGGATTACATAGCTTGAAATCCCGCTCCATCCGGCTGGAAGTGATATTGGGTGTGTTGCAAATTCATCGCCCCAGAAAATGCGGTTGTAAGGATCGTTTTCAAAAGCGCTGCCGGCAAAATTTCCTGTAGCATTAATGAATGTAACACTTCCTGAATCGAAGATTTTCCTCACATTGTACTGCCCACCCCAGGTATTGGTTGGGAAAACAGCATTTTCGATAATAATATCCTGATCGTTTTCAACCGAAAGCAAGACCGATGGGCCACTCGTCCCATTCCGGAATTCGCAGTTGGTAAACGAATAATATGGACTGACAATGGCGCCGGGAGATAGATAAACACCTTGTTCGGACAGGTTTTCAAAAATGGTAAACATTGCTTCGATGTAGCCCCCGTAATGAATGCTAAAAGTATAGTGATCGCCGGGCACAGTGGTCTTTATGTGGCTCGTGGCTCCTTCGTACCCGTACAACGAAAGTTGCCCGTTAGGATAAACATTAATGGCCGAGAGATTTTTCATGCTAATAGTCGAAGAACTTGTCGCCAACCAGCCGCCATCTTCGATTTCAATGCTATTCCAACATTCGAGTTCATGGTCAAATCCAATTTCTGCAAGGCCTTCGGCCACCATAAAATTATTTTTCACTACCGACGACCAGATTGTTGCCCTGGTCGAAAAGTCGCCAGGTTTATTGATATAGACATCATAAAAGGCACTTCCATCGGTTGTTAAAATTGCGCCGTTGTAATTGCCGTAAAGCTCTACTGCTCCGCCTGTGGGATTAAACCCGGGCGATTGTGCAATAAAACTTTTTTGTGTGCGAATGGTTCCACCCGATATGGTTGAAGTAAAACTGTAAGGTGCAGTATCCTGGATTTTTATAAAGTGATCATTAAAATTGAGGATGCCATTTACCATGGTCAAAGAGGCATTGGCATTGGTTCCCCAAACACTTTCATCGAAGCCTCCCCAAACCTTAACCTCTCCTCCAGAAATCATCAGATCGCCCCGGAGGTCAACACTTTGGGTGGCATCCTGGTACAATTCAACATTACCGTCAAAAAGATGGATGAACCCGTAAATTCCATCATCGGCCAGATCGTTGGCCACAAAAGTAGCATCTCCGGCTATCCATAAACCGCCTTCGGTCCAATCGTAAACTTCACAGATAATGGTATTGTTTTGCTGTAAAAATAAGTACTCCTCCGATTTATCCAACTCCAGAATGTTGAAGTGTTCTGAAGAAGAAAACTGAGGTACATCCCCGGTAAAGATAACGCGGCTGTTTCCTTCGTCAAAAGCTGAATAGCCAATATTATTCTTCCATTCGCCCTCTATTTTTATTTTAGAATTGCCGGGAGAAAATACACCCGATTCGATGATCAGATCCTTTTTTACGTTTAGAATATTTGTGTAATAGGTATTGATGGTTGCAACGCCAGTCTGATTAAAAACCAGCGTGTGGAAATAATCAAGCACATTTGGGGAAATAATCTGGTCGGCGCCTTGCAGAACTACCCTTCCGGCTTCGCACCTGAAAACTCCATGGTTTACTATCGCCCCTTTTACATTGATGTCGTAAGATGAATTACTGAAAAATCCATTGCCACCCATCACCAGGAAATCCCCGTTTATATTTAATGGTTGATCCGACGACACGTCAAGAGTCACCTGGATTCCGGGGTCTTTCATTAGTTGCAGTTTATTAAAAGCGCTTTGGCTGCTGAATGAAAATATTGATGAAGGCGCCTGGCCTGAAAAATAAACGGCTCCATTGGTCAGATGAACCTGTGAACCCGGGTTAAAATACCAGTCACCCAAAATGTTTACAGCGCCATCGTCACCAAAAGTGGCTGTGGAGCCTTCGTGCCAGTAAAGATCTCCATAAACCCTGAATCCGGCATCGTTGTTAACATGTCCGTAAATATGAGCGTTGCTAACCCAAAGATTGTTGTCAAAAATAGCAATTTCTCCCATCACTGTAATGTTCTTGCAATTGGCTTCTGCAGAAACTGCTGGCATGTGTGGAGCTTCCTCTGGAATATAAACATCGGTTTGATAGGTTGGAACTGATAAATCGTCCCAGTTTCCGGGGTTGTGCCAGTCACTCGAAACAATTCCCGTCCACAGGCCGGGCTGTGAGGCTCTCCAGTCAATCCGGTTGTAAGGGTCCAATTCAAAAGTTGAACCTGCTCCTGGTCCGCTTGCATCCAGCATGGTCACCCGCCCCTGATCAAGTGTCTTCTTCACATTCATGCTGATGGGCACATTAGGAAACTGAACTTCTCTCAGTGTCACATTCTGACTGTTATTAATAATTAATAAAGCCCCCACAGCATAAGGAAATGTACAATGATAAAAAGCATTCTCAGGATCGATAAATCCTGATGGGGCAACGATTAAATTACCACAATTATCAAAAGTGGTAAACCTTGACGAGATGGTTCCTCCAACCCCAAAATCGTAAAACCCGGTATCTCCCCAGCGATTAACGGCAATTGGCTGGCTTTCGGTTCCTAACGACTCGAAAGTTCCACCTTCATATATACTCACCTGACAGCTCGGATAAAGGGCAAAAGCACTGTTGGGTTCGAATGATAGGGTGGCGCCATCATGAACATCTACATAATCAAGCACAACCAACATGTTTCCGGTGCTTCGATTCAGCCTGCCTTCGTTTACATCAAGCCCGCCATTCAACAGTAAACTTCCGTTCAAGGTAACTGATCCGCCCTTGCTACCTGAAGTTTGCTTATCAATGATAAGATTGTGAAGAATTCCTATGGAAGGTGTGTCCAGAGATAGAAAAACATCCCCTTCACCATACATTTCGATGGTACCGGCCTCCGGTGCAAAGTCGGTACGATGATTTACGAAAGA
The DNA window shown above is from Bacteroidales bacterium and carries:
- a CDS encoding tetratricopeptide repeat protein, which produces MSCFKIKCCFQLTVLLLLNLTVFGQHRIDSLYFILKSNPKNLTVLNDLSEALTQSAPIEADSLAQIALKLAKSQKKLQEEARAAVNIVNAAWVTRDFQKLLEHAELAAGLYEQLNEPLESARYLNDAALAAYEIDLYEVSLKNYRKALEILLELEDDENIPSVLVNIAQVYDMMGSYDSAIYFSNQAIGLSQIPGYESELGSAYSNLGLVYKKMGEFDKALENYKKAYDLSVTQSDSNMMAIDLNNIASLYSHWEKYMLARDYFEQALTIYQKSGKWDGVEIAMNNIANILQNEGKYDSALVMYHESLAIARKMGRTGSVAVKLSNIGTLFYELKNYDSAIVYQNEALEISQSIGRKDAVCKTLQNLGDIYLAKDELNLAGKYFDEAQLCAEELNAKTTLEKIFKSKSELQEKLGNPEKALEYHKMYVAVKDSVYTAESQEKLAEMEAIYENEKKQKEIELLMKDKELNRERIRKSQLMLYWIGSGLLILLAATGVITALFIQKVKSNRKLVEKNLELIKHQECDLVPQGNNSLSINEEEKSRLLKELTHLIRKEKVFTQKQLTLNDLADMLNTNTTYLSHIINTDFNLPFTDFLNQMRVQESQKLFVTGRHKTMTIEAIADMVGFHSRSNFNVQFKKFAGVTPSVFIKNLTSVSFQEN